GTCTCGTCTGAAGGAGGAGCCAGTGAGAATGTGtttctggaagaggaggatgtaAAACAACGGCCACCTCGCCAAAAACGGTCCGGTTCATTGGCCCTCATTGATGGTAATCGGTTGAGCATGCACCTCCATGATTTGGATTCAAGTCGACCCACGGCTGCCGGTCTTGTCAGTGAGCCTGCCTTACCTAAAACATCAAGCAGCCAACTTGAAATCCGAACAGCACCTGAGGTAACAAACAAAGAGCATCTCCCTGGTTTGCCAAAGAAGGGCCTCGCAGCCACAGAAGGACTTGACCAGCCAGTTGTCCATGGCTCTATATCTGCAATCGAGACATCTAACCAGAGGAGCAATTTGATGTCTACGCTTAGTGGTTGGATGACTTGGCATTCGTCTGATACTTTGCCGACGACTAAGGGCCGGGCGGAGGTTAGTCTACGTGAGCTTCTGAAAAACCGAGATATCAAAGGAAAAGGTGTCGAGGCGACGGCGTATcagtaaagaaaaagacgaaGCTCAAACAAGAGGAACACAGCACTCTTGTTCAAAGACATACCCGCATACTTTAAAAGGGCAGTTGGGTTGGGTAATCACCCAGAATTCAACGCCCAACAATGATGTAACGAATTACTCACGATTTCACGAAGCCAATAATGATATGATTATGGATGGGACAGATACAGAGAAGTCAAAAGTATGAGATCATCTGGTTTTCTCAGATCGAGCTGCGTATCGAAACTCCAAAAACGGGTTGGCAATAGCAGTAAGCAACATCTGTATGATGggacttcttcaacgacaACCCAAGATAACAGGTAcctgcatcatctttgactgGAGTCCTAGGACTCGCCGCATATAAATAGACGTCAATGATGCACTTAGCTGGCGGCGACTGTCTTCCCGAGGATGGCTTAATACATATTAATGGGCTTTCGCTGTCTAATTGTCGCCCCTTGTCTTTGATTCACTGTCTTGGTCATTTCTATATAGCAACAATACTTTGCCATGCCTTcgtcaaaaagaaaaaatCCGTCCCCGCTCTATGAACACTGCAGCGCCAATAGGCAGGATGCAAAAAAGGAGACCATGAAGCCagcaaaacaaacaaaaaccCGTGCCCGCGTCCATGCATTAGCAATGCTTCAGGTTCCAACATGAGAGGGTATGAAGCCACCGAGACTCAAAAGAAACGAATGATGATACATTGAAACAAAAACGCCAGTCCGCTGATTTGGTCCCCTTGGCCTATGGGGAAACGCCCAgcaagaggacgaggacggGGAATGTCTGATTGCCTAGAAGACTTCTGCAGATTGGGTAATGCCGTCTGGGTTCGAAAGTACCAAATGTGTAGCCGAGGAGTGATCGTTTCGAGTGTATAAATCAAGGTATCATGAATATTAGGGCTCAGCGGTCGAGTTCGGTGGTGCGACTGCCGGCATGGGCTTGTTTCCACCATTCTTATCAACCTGCAACCGCTTTGTGTCGCGCTGGTCGGTCCCTTCGTTAAAgcgcttcttgtctttctctttgTCCCGCCCGGCAGTCTCTTTAGCCAGCTTTCTGGCTTCTCTCTCGCGTCGATCGTTCTCCTTTCTCAGGGCTTTAGACTCGAATTCATGCCAGTCATTATGTGTTGCGAGTCTACGGATTGGTTAGTTGGTGATGTTTATCATAATGCAAGCTTGATCAACTTACTCTGTAGCCTGGCGGGCTACTGGTGCTTCTTCCGTAAAGTATGCATGTTGGAGTACCTGTGCAGCGCTGGGCCGTTTTGCAGGGTCGTAATGGAACATGGCGGAGAGCAGGTCGAAGGCGGCTGGTGACATTTTATCACGGTACTTCTCTGCGAAGACATTCCTTCTCTTCACAGTTGGGCGCAAAAGTTCAAACCAAGCCATATCAATGAGATTGGGCCAGTCTTTCAAGTTCGGCGTGCCCATCACGTTATAGATCTTTTCCAGTTGGCTAAGCTCGGTCCCGTCCCCTGGGAAGATGGCATTTCGATCAAAAATCTCAACCATGACGCATGCTGCACTCCatacatcaacagcagcagtgtACTTAGTCTCGCCAAGTAATAGCTCTGGCGAGCGATACCAGATGGTGATGACTCGATTGGTGTAGTCCAGCTGGTGACGCTTGGCGTAGAATCGGGCGAGGCCAAAATCAGCAATCTTGAGGACTCCTTCGTTACTGACGAGTATATTTGCAGCCTTTATATCGCGATGGAGTACCCCTCGCGTATGGAGATAATCCAAGCCCTCGAACATCTGTTTGGCGAGGTCTTTCTTTTGAGCCGTCTCCAGTTTGAATGTAGGGTGATTCAGCAGCCCCGTGAGGTCATGCGACAGGTATTCAAACACCATAAAACAATCATTTTTTTCGACCATGACCTCCTGAAGATTGACGATATTGACATGTCTGAGAGactggagaagcttgattTCTCGGATAGCTGTGACGGGAAACCCATCACGCTCGCCTTCCATTCGAATTCGTTTGAGGGCGACCATCCCCTTTGTGTAAACATTCAGGCCCTTGAAAACTTTGCCATAAGTACCAGAGCCAACGACTGACTCGTTTCCGGGTtttctgaagaagacagaTTCCGAGTCCACCAGATCAGCTGGTAGAGTcggtcttggctttggtcgCTTCATGATTTTCATCACCTTACGCATACGGGGCGCAACTTTAGGGCCTTCGGGAGGATGGCGACGCTCGTGGCGTGACCGTGAGGAAGCTGGCTCTGTCGGTGCACTTCGGGGAGGTTCGCACTCTTGATCTCGGGCCCGATCTCTCTCTCGATTCTCAGGCTGAGGTTCTCGTCGAGGTGCAGCATTCAACTTTTGTGATATCTCAGGCTTTGGGGCAGTGACCACTGGCTTTGATGAAGGTTTAAAGGCAAAACTGAACTTGCTACCAGATGACCCTCCTGGACCAGATGGGGGCGGTCTGTTGGGGGTAGTCAATGGGTTTGCTCTGTCTTCAACACTCTGGCTGCTGTCTTCGCCCAATTCATCGTGAGATTGGAATACTCCTTCCTGAACACCCATAGGCTCAGGGCCTGTATTTCCGTGGTCGTCCACATTGCTGAAGCGTTCATTGCCTAAATCGTCGTGGTGTCCTCTTGAAGGAAGGCCTGAGTTCCAATGAGAATTCTTGAAGCCACCTCTCCCACGACCTCGAAAACCGCCACCTCTGTAGCCACCGCGGTAGCTCCCCCCCTGAGGGTACTGCTGCATCGGGCCGGTCGGAGCGGCGTATGGCGGTGACCGTGTAGTATTGGAATGATAATGGCTAGAAGGGCCACTTGGGGGACCGTAACTACTCCCctgaggatgctgaggtGGGTAGGGCCTAGAATGGCGTCAACAATCGATCAAATTTGTGCTTGTTGCCAGGGTTTACTTACTGATGACCATTCCATCCACCACGCGATGGTGCGTAGGGTGATCGAGAAGGCGAGTTATGGTACGAAACGTGTTGGGGTGATGGGGAATATGGATCATTACTGATATGTGATTTTTGGTGATACTTCGGGTTATAGCCTCCACGAAGATTGTTTCTCGAGGCCATATCTTCGTCAATATCGGACCTCGAAGAATGACGCCAACCGGGCGACCCTTCTCGAGATCTCCGTCCCCTACTTGCTTGAGGTGATCGTGGTGGAAGCTGTCGCCGTGAGGAAGTCCGCCCAAGACCCGACGTCCGTTGATCCTCGCGAGATGATGCACGAGCTCGTCGGGATGAAGCCAAGTGATGCTCTGATGTAAGCGATCGGCTTCGTGACCGTGGCAGAGGTCGGTCCAATTGGGACTGAGTATCTCGGTCTGCACGTCGCGAACCCGAGTCCGACTTTGCTGGAGATCTAGGTCGTGAACGTGTGGGGGATTTAGAAGatcgttcttcttggcgaggcGATGGTTTACGTCGGTCGCGTGAGGAGTGCCTGGCGTGCTTCCTAGATGGAGACTCCAGGCTGATGtcccttgtccttggcttGGGGCTCCTGTTTCTTCTGGATCTCTTTCGATTGGAAATGGTCAAAGAAGGGCTCCGACTTCGATGTCGTTTGGCTGCCGAGGGCGATGCCCTGCTGATATAGTCGTGGCCTGGGCTTCGGCTCTGGCTGCGCCGTGGAGGCTTCTCCTCGATTTCGCGATGGCGTTCTCGGTAACGCGGAATaagatcttcaacttctggtACTCGACGTGACGCTTCAGGCGTTAGACGAGAAGCGCGATCACGATTACGATCGTGTGAATGGCGACGACGGCGAGATGAATGAGGTTCTGGTCTTGTGAGTGGGCGGTTGCGGCGTGCGTCGGAATCGTGGCGAGAATCGCGAATTTGACGGGGAGACCTTGATCTCTGTGAGGGTTTCATTCCTCGCTCATGTCGAGccccttctccttggtcatTAAGTTCTCGCTCGTCTCTCATGGCAGCATGTCGACGTCGACGTGGAGGTTTGGATGCGGTCTCCATGAGTGCACCTGGGCGGCGTCGAGTTTTCAGTGGTTACTTAGGGGCCGCACCTTAACCGGTGGGAATGAccaggtacctacctaccttgaGCCTTGACGTCGGTGACCCGCTCACAATCAGTGGCCCCCGATGGTCGCGGGGAATTTAACATGTAGGCTTTTTGGCCCAATGCAGGTCGGGGAATTTTTTGTCATCTGCAGAATCAGCGCGATTGACgcccaaaaaaaaaagagaagaacaagaaaggggaaagaaagaggaaagaaaaaggaatgatgaggccaaggatTAGGGTAATGTAAGTTTTGCGCGGGAGTTGCCTTGTCAGGATTTGTTGATAGTTCAAGCTTGCCCCGAGTAAACTCATGTCCCAAAGCACCAGAAGCTGGTGATAGGCGCAGAAATGATCGAAAGGGGCAGAAATCTCAGGCTCTTAACAAGCTAGATGAATCTCCAGCATACATGCACTTGCACGCTCTTCTAGCTCTCTAGGCGTTATTCTTTTGCCTATGCACTGGCTATAGTGCGGCTTCCGTCCAGAGATCTTCGCCAATATCAAGCGCCTTGGTGTTAGCTGTTGATGGTTGGATCGCTTGGGTTAACCCCCAATGGTTCCACCAGGTGAGAGACAGCATGATCGCATCGTATCGCTGCTCTCAAAAGAGCAAATGAACTATATACGAATCCATGTGGATAATTTACGACAGTCCAAATCATGACTGTGACTTCCTCTTAACAAGTCAATGCTCATCCAGCTAAGCCATCCGGGACTTCGAGCATGAAGACACACCATGGCGACGCAAAATCCACCCGCTGCGTCTAAAATAGTGATTCATGGTCtcgaacaagaacaagagccaaTAAGCCTGCCAAATTCTGATAAAAGAGTCATGCTGCCATAGATTATCGACCCTTATCAGATGACTCAATTCGGAGGTCATCCGAGACCATATTAACACTTTTTGCTGCCGTCGTGGTAAATCAAGATTGGATCATGAGACGAATTACCCCTTCAGCCAGTTAAGTGATGCCCAAATCAATGCGTAACATTGGTTGGTTGCAAGGCAGAGGTTCCCTATGCCCGCGGCAATGAGGGACCAATGTTAAAATGAGAACCAAGTGTTAAAAGGCTTCAGCGTACGAAGCAGATCGCAGTGAAACGATGCAGGAGAATGAGAAACTGGTGCAAAACGGACAAGGCAGTGATAATTTCAACCTGCATCCATCTTGGCAGACCAAACTGAAGTATGAGCGGGTTTTCCGGGGCTTCAGTTTTATGAATGAAGTTCCAGTACATGTGGAGATTCTCGAATGCGTCTAAGCAAGCTGCATAGTTTCTGGTTCATCAAAACGAGGCGTATGGAATAGTGACGAGGTTCAAGGGTATGCTTATGATGGCTCGGGTGGTCGGAAGGGGATGGGAGCACTATATAGTGCGCTCGGTCGATAGACGGTTCATTTCATCTCGTGGCCAGTCTGGCCAAATGGAAATTGCAAGCCATTTTGAGACTATCGTCCAGGTGTCGCCTATTATCACAGTATCAGAACAGCAGCCATGTGGTCATCATCTGGCGATTGTGACTGGGTGTaggttgttggttgtatCCTCGTTGTGGGAATTCCAGAGCGCCGGGAAGAGCGAGCGTCTTGGTCACGTGAAAACACAGATGCACGTGGCCTTCTCTTTATCACAACCtggaaagaagctgaaccaccaccaaacgGATGGTGGATTGGAGAATATCAAGGATACGTCTTGGAGAAAATTGTCATTGTACTTAGGTGTCCGGGTATAGGTTGTCTCTAATTGCAATGGGACTGGTGAAAAGACCATATACCGTAGGTAACTAAGTAGTTATAGTATATTTCACAGTACGTATCCGTACATAATtaggaagagattgagctttgtttctttcaatGTAACCCTGTTTCAAGCTCCAACCTTTACATTGGTTCATCATATATTATACATCAATACCATCATGTATTATTCGTAGTACGGATAATCACTGTCAGCTATGCCCTCAGCTGCGCGAACAAGGTACATTCTAGGAGGCTCGTTCCGAGATCTATCTCACCGAGTGGCGAGAAATTATGGCAATCAAGTCAATTAGTTGATCTTTAGGAGGTTCGTTGCTCACCGGGCAtggggaggaaataaaacacagaacctcgatcctaaatgacaaaaagacttaggtaatatagtataagtttagggtaacttttgatgagtttattttggtACCCCATAtcaaggttcgctgttttcttgccccccgaggccGGGTAACTACctataggtaggtagtacagagtactccgtataaAATTGCCTAAAATCGTGCCTCGGTTCTTTGACAATTGTGGCCCCACTTGCCGAGCGCCAGGTAAGAAGTTAAAATGCAAGTCTCAGATGGAGGAGAGCAACGCTGCGTAATAAGACCTATACAGTAAAAGtcttcaacaaagccttTCGTAGGGCCGTTAACCTAGAAGTGAGGCGGGAATTAGATCGATATTGTGACTTTCTTGACTGAAATAGTAAAAGCACTTGTAGCACACTAGATACTTTAATCCTTTTCCTGGTGGGATCTTTACTAATAGCAAAGAAAATCTTCAAGTAAGTATGAAATACAAACAAATTACAACAGTAAATGATAGCAGCCAGAGCAGGTACAGATCTATCCTGGATGCCAGTGGTGGTTGTTTCGGCCACCGGAACGGGTATATCCACCGTAGGATTAACTAGAACTGGTACCTTAGGTTACCTTGGTAGCCAGGGCATGCAAGTCTTCCGTTTTGTCGTCCGGAGGATAGAGGGGCAATTTGCTGGTTGATAAATGCCAAAAATTTATTAATACGTCTCTACCCTCACCCCCTTTCAGTTGTATCCGTCTTCGCTTGTGGTcgactcttctcttctcttcacgCGGATCCGAAACTGGTTCGCGTACATCGGTCACGGCCTGTACGGATCTCATCATGGAGTGGCTTGGACACGCAGAACTCAACTTCACTCATGCGCCTTCACCACGAAAGGTgcaagagaaagatggcaATGCCACCGATCTCTTATCCATCTGCGAAAAGGCAACACCGCCATGCCGGCTGAACCCACTGC
This region of Fusarium verticillioides 7600 chromosome 3, whole genome shotgun sequence genomic DNA includes:
- a CDS encoding CMGC/CDK/CRK7 protein kinase, producing the protein METASKPPRRRRHAAMRDERELNDQGEGARHERGMKPSQRSRSPRQIRDSRHDSDARRNRPLTRPEPHSSRRRRHSHDRNRDRASRLTPEASRRVPEVEDLIPRYRERHREIEEKPPRRSQSRSPGHDYISRASPSAAKRHRSRSPSLTISNRKRSRRNRSPKPRTRDISLESPSRKHARHSSRDRRKPSPRQEERSSKSPTRSRPRSPAKSDSGSRRADRDTQSQLDRPLPRSRSRSLTSEHHLASSRRARASSREDQRTSGLGRTSSRRQLPPRSPQASRGRRSREGSPGWRHSSRSDIDEDMASRNNLRGGYNPKYHQKSHISNDPYSPSPQHVSYHNSPSRSPYAPSRGGWNGHQPYPPQHPQGSSYGPPSGPSSHYHSNTTRSPPYAAPTGPMQQYPQGGSYRGGYRGGGFRGRGRGGFKNSHWNSGLPSRGHHDDLGNERFSNVDDHGNTGPEPMGVQEGVFQSHDELGEDSSQSVEDRANPLTTPNRPPPSGPGGSSGSKFSFAFKPSSKPVVTAPKPEISQKLNAAPRREPQPENRERDRARDQECEPPRSAPTEPASSRSRHERRHPPEGPKVAPRMRKVMKIMKRPKPRPTLPADLVDSESVFFRKPGNESVVGSGTYGKVFKGLNVYTKGMVALKRIRMEGERDGFPVTAIREIKLLQSLRHVNIVNLQEVMVEKNDCFMVFEYLSHDLTGLLNHPTFKLETAQKKDLAKQMFEGLDYLHTRGVLHRDIKAANILVSNEGVLKIADFGLARFYAKRHQLDYTNRVITIWYRSPELLLGETKYTAAVDVWSAACVMVEIFDRNAIFPGDGTELSQLEKIYNVMGTPNLKDWPNLIDMAWFELLRPTVKRRNVFAEKYRDKMSPAAFDLLSAMFHYDPAKRPSAAQVLQHAYFTEEAPVARQATELATHNDWHEFESKALRKENDRREREARKLAKETAGRDKEKDKKRFNEGTDQRDTKRLQVDKNGGNKPMPAVAPPNSTAEP
- a CDS encoding CMGC/CDK/CRK7 protein kinase, with amino-acid sequence MLNSPRPSGATDCERVTDVKAQGALMETASKPPRRRRHAAMRDERELNDQGEGARHERGMKPSQRSRSPRQIRDSRHDSDARRNRPLTRPEPHSSRRRRHSHDRNRDRASRLTPEASRRVPEVEDLIPRYRERHREIEEKPPRRSQSRSPGHDYISRASPSAAKRHRSRSPSLTISNRKRSRRNRSPKPRTRDISLESPSRKHARHSSRDRRKPSPRQEERSSKSPTRSRPRSPAKSDSGSRRADRDTQSQLDRPLPRSRSRSLTSEHHLASSRRARASSREDQRTSGLGRTSSRRQLPPRSPQASRGRRSREGSPGWRHSSRSDIDEDMASRNNLRGGYNPKYHQKSHISNDPYSPSPQHVSYHNSPSRSPYAPSRGGWNGHQPYPPQHPQGSSYGPPSGPSSHYHSNTTRSPPYAAPTGPMQQYPQGGSYRGGYRGGGFRGRGRGGFKNSHWNSGLPSRGHHDDLGNERFSNVDDHGNTGPEPMGVQEGVFQSHDELGEDSSQSVEDRANPLTTPNRPPPSGPGGSSGSKFSFAFKPSSKPVVTAPKPEISQKLNAAPRREPQPENRERDRARDQECEPPRSAPTEPASSRSRHERRHPPEGPKVAPRMRKVMKIMKRPKPRPTLPADLVDSESVFFRKPGNESVVGSGTYGKVFKGLNVYTKGMVALKRIRMEGERDGFPVTAIREIKLLQSLRHVNIVNLQEVMVEKNDCFMVFEYLSHDLTGLLNHPTFKLETAQKKDLAKQMFEGLDYLHTRGVLHRDIKAANILVSNEGVLKIADFGLARFYAKRHQLDYTNRVITIWYRSPELLLGETKYTAAVDVWSAACVMVEIFDRNAIFPGDGTELSQLEKIYNVMGTPNLKDWPNLIDMAWFELLRPTVKRRNVFAEKYRDKMSPAAFDLLSAMFHYDPAKRPSAAQVLQHAYFTEEAPVARQATELATHNDWHEFESKALRKENDRREREARKLAKETAGRDKEKDKKRFNEGTDQRDTKRLQVDKNGGNKPMPAVAPPNSTAEP